The DNA window ATTTTGCAACttaatataagtattcatGATTTGATTTTCATGATTCTAATTATTCCAAAATCATTCATGGGCTTGATAAAAGAATTTatgcaatttaaaattttaaaaactaatcaCTAAAGTGACTAAAAGAAGATCTTTTGATCTTatcttaatatttatttactataaattacttatattttagaatggatggagtagcAGGGACCATCAGGCCGCACATTTAACAACTATTTGAGACTTGAGAGGGCTATTGTTGATGCAAAATTTGAACCAACGCATGAAGGCATGATAGATTTACTTTGCTCTAGTGCAGGTCATTAGCTGTGAGGTGTGATGCGTGCTAATTAGTTTTGATCCTTCacctaacaaaacaaatagatAAAGTATGTTAGATTTACTAGCCGATCGGTCGGTGCAAGTTCCGACCAACTGATTGCCGCAAGGTTTTGAAAGGCAATCAAGCAATTAACTATAGATTTGTAGATTTGGTACATGTTTTGACGTGTAAATTTTTTGCgtgttcgagaaaaaaaattaagaaagaaaGCAATGGTTACAGTTTGGGATAAACTAAAGATAATCACAATCTGCTAAGTTAACCAATTCACTTATTAGAAATAATCTCGATGGATGAGACTGAACCTTAAGATAGTATAATATTATAGCCACTAAAGATAAATTGAGAAATAATAGATTCATGCAGACCTATCAATTAGCGAACCGATGttaatatttagaaataataacTGGATAGCTCGTTGGCTAGAGCTCCGATGAACCGTTGAATAGAACTTATCGACTTAccaaaaatctatttaaataaatacaatcTAAATTGGCCTTAACAGAGAGTATGTGATTGATACTAAcaagtagaaaaatattaagttGATAAATCTTGTGCAAAGTGGTAGATAAATCTGgcaatttaagaaaataatataacttagaaaaattaataagataactaatagtttaattaaagtattagaCTAAACCATGAAAGTGCTAATCAAGTTGATATGATTACCGGTTGACAAGACTCACTCTTTCGCTGGAGATTTAACCAATTTAGTCTCGCTTGAGAACAAGAACTCGTGGAAACTACTACTAAAGGTGACTATGCACCGTACTTGTGTATATTTAACCGTTGTTTTTTTACGAAGTCGTTGggtacatatatttatactcttGAGATTTATTCGAGCACAACACGATTACAAATAACCGATGGAGAACTGTAtctaaaaggaaaaggaaaaataactaattttatctatttacaCCAGGTATCTAATCAAAAAGTTATGAATAGATCCGATATGATCTTTGACAAACTTGCCTACCACTTTCTTATGAAAACTTTATCTGAATCAGCTAAGATTTCCATCGgctgaatttattttaactaATAGCATGTCATTATTTACGGTTAATAGATACGGagtatataattttcattCAACATTTTTGAGCCAAAAAATGACAGAAGCGCTATAATTTTCATGCAACATTTttgagccaaaaaaaatactagaagcgcgactcatgatttggtaTAGTATTTGACTATACTGTAAAAAAACACACGATGTTTCCTGTTAGATAAACTCATGTTCTGATGCTTTGAAGTTAGTTCAAAAGGCTTTAAttatgcttttcttttttgttgggATTGCCCGTTTAAAAACAGTACTTCGCTCGGGAgatgtattttactcttcTATAAGCACCCAGACATATATAGCTATTGGATATGATTAAAAACAACGGAGCACGTCCATAagaaagaataataaaatattcaaGGAATTTACATGAAATACAAGATTTTGATGCTCAAGTATTAGACACCATACTGTTGGACAGTGACACCAATGAGAAACCGTAGATTACAAGGTAGTCACTTTTGAACTTTTGGACCATAAAACTGGAGATAAACAAACTGAATTCATCTCAGCTCGCATCAAGCGATAAGACGCACACGACAAGCCTACTTTGCTGTTCTGGAATGCTTGATAAGCCAATCAATGACAACATCTATGTTTACAGAGTCCTTGCAAGAGATCATAAAGCAGCAAACCTCTCGATCCTTTATAAATTCCAGGCCTCTGAAATACATGAGAAAGATCACTTCAGTTGAAACATCATTCAGTAAATAGGCAAATAGCCACTCAAGGATGATTATCCCACAGAAAAAAAGAGGTAGTAAACTCACAGTTGATCAACCAATGCTTGCTTTGAAACAGCTTCTGACTTGTCAATTTTGTTGCCAAGGACAAGCAAAGGTATCCCAGTTAAAGATTGTTTTGTCAGCAGGTCATGCAGTTCACTTTTAGCTATCGGAATGCTATCCCGGTCAGCAGCATCCACTACATATCTGCAATTAACGTTGAACTTTATTCTTCTTAACAGTTCCACTGTTACACACTTAAGctggataaataaaaaaggcaGGAAACAAGCATCATGCAGCTAGTAGCAATACATTAACAGATCTGACGAGAACTGAccaaatacaaaaatacatgACAAGGTTATTGTGTTTGAAATGTCTACCTCTTCCAAatagttcttttcttttatggttCTTACTAGGTACCAAGAAGTATTAATAAGGAAAAACTAATTCCATACCATCAAAGATCATGTGTTCGATTTTATACCAACAAAATCTTCAGGTTCACTTTAATACCATCGATAGAGAACTCTATTTAGTTTTTTACCATAACCACTGatatagaactttttttttttcaatttttaggTGAGATGAAGAGATGTGCGGTACCACAAGGTACTTGGTTGATCGGAGCACTTAATATGTATACAGAGCCAGTATcatatatgcattgttttttttcctaggtTCCAAGCTACATGCATACCATGTATTAGCACTACTGTCAATCTTTCTGAAATGGGTAACAAGCCAGCAATAGGTGCTTCCAtttaaaggttttttttattgtgtctTCCTCAATTTAATCATCATGAGAATTAAAATACTGTGCATAAAAAATAGCTTCTCAAGTGTGAGGAAATTACAGGATTGCAGAAACTCCACGGCAATAGCGCTCCCACATGGTCCGGAATCTCCGTTGCCCTCCAAGATCCCAAAGTTTAATTGTAACATTCCCCTTTGTGACTTTTCGCATATTAAATCCTACCTGGTTTCAGCATATGGACAAGTATTAGGTCAGGTCCACTTATATAGCAGTATTACTTCTCCAAATTAAGAGGGATGATATGTACATACAGTTGGAATCATGTCTTCGCTGTAGCCACCTGTCTGAGAAGCATGCCAGCGATAAATTAAACCCACAAGGCATAACACTAAAATGGTAAGATAAATAAAGAATGTGTTACATGATACATACAGCAACAGCATTAACTAGTGATGTTTTCCCCGCATTCTGCAGGCCAACCAGGGATAGCTCCATTTCCTGCTTGAAAAACAAGCTGGTGGAGGGAGAACATAATTGTCATGAGTAAACCATTCACTGGTCACGTTTACAAGGAAACATGGTGCATAGTACTTGATATTGGTGTGTGTTCTAATATTTTACTAGGAAGTTAAGACGGTGTTAATGTAGCGCCTGGTAGTTttcccttttttaaaaaaaaggcaggaTAGCAGTTGTGACCAATTAGAGGAGACAAGGTTGAAAGGTAAgttacaagaaaagaaaacacagaTTTGGATGTAAAATCAATAAAGGGAACATGTTTCACTTAGGTTAACTCCGTTGGATCCACGAAGCACTTCACACCAGCCAGAATCCATGTCCAAGTCTCCTCTATCGTAGCTTCCAGGTGTGTTGGTTTTCACATGGTGCCTATGTGTCTAGGTTGCAAAATTCAATGGGAAGCTAAGGTGAAATTGAAGTCTAGGTGGCGTTCGGAAAGCAAATCCACTTAAAAGAGTTCAAGAAAACCCTTCCAGAGCATCAGGGAAGATTATTTAGGAAATTACAACAAAAGATTCAAATTACCCTAAATTACCCAATTTTACAGGATATGGTAATACTTTTTGGAGTTCTGCATAATAGCAAACATCCAAAAgttttaaagtaaattttcaacaaataGAACCTAGATTTATCTCAAACATTTATTCGTGTGTACAGGAAACTAGGTCAGGGTAAGGATACAAAGAATTACAGAATTTAATGGAAGAACCATCCTTAAAGGACAGTTGAAGATTTGGTTCTAAGGGCTACACATGTGATTCCAAGCTTCACAGATCGTAACCACATCAAATCTACCCAACTTAGCATACGAAACCAAACTAACAGCAAGCGGATTTTGCCAAGCTTTATCCACCCTGGATCTAACTGCACATGCTCCACAAaccactccactccactccacaaCGCAACCGCATCATCACTTCCGCCGCCGCACAGGCGAACCCGATCCCAAACTCAACCCCAACCCCACCGAACCCGTCCCACCGCTCAATCCGAGGCACATCGACGTTCTCGTCCCTGACAGTAAAAGAGGGAGATACCGATACCCTAAGCGGGGGgaagaaaaacagagaaagcGAGCGCGTCGGTGAACCTTCGGAGCCAGTTGAGGAGCGTGTCCCAGAGCCCCATGCCCTCGCGGTGGGTggtgttcgccgccgccgcccgccggatCTCTCTCGAGGGAATCCGCGATTGGGGGCAGGAGGTGGAGAAGAGGGAAGGAGGACGGgcggaagaagaaaagaatgtAGGAGAATGATGTCGAGGAGGACGAGACGAAGACGATAGGCCCGATCGATTGCTGAGCGAGCCGCGCGGGGACGCGAGGCGACGGCACGAGTCGCACCTGCGTCACGGGCGGAACGGATCGCGTCCGCGAGTAATCCAAAAACCAGCCGAGCTCTCGTCTTGGTCCATCTGGTGCTGGGGGAGCTTGGTGATGCGGCCCACGCTAGTTTGTGGATCATTGGCGTTTGTGGGCCGATTCAGCCACTCCTCTTCTTGTGTTTCCAGTTAGAGATGGTAACGGGTAAATATCCATCGGGTATTGCTATCTCATACTCATAAACACtagtaaaattttgtaccactAAAATACCTATACCTGTCACGGGTAAGAAAATttccccatacccatacccgtttgggtaaaccttatccATCGGGTTACCCATATACccgcaaaagttcaaaacaatctaaatatcacaTTTTTCATATAGTATATGCATAGACGATAGATACTTAGGgcatcacacattcatatagtgtgctgaaaaatgtatggatgttaaatacctatggttttggttaattaggctaggCTAACATGATATTAGGCcatgacatgcatttaaacttTCGGGTATTTATTATccatgggtaaacgggtatggggaTCATAAAGAACGTTTTCATACCCGCGTACCCATCGGGTGAAAGTATTTGCCTAATTACTTACCCACggataatatatttagctcatATCTATACCCTAATGGAGTAAATAACCATCGGGTCTCGGATCGCGggtccccgttgccatctctatttctagttttatataaataaactgtACTAcatccatcccataataactctattgtttgtttttccgtgtccaacgtttgaccgttcgtcttatttgaaaattttgtaaaaaacttaaaaaatttagtcacgcataaattactattcatgttctagtaagaataaaaatattaatcgcaaaaaatttcaaataagacgaagagtcaacattgtatcaaaaaactgaaaaataatcttatttcgggatggaggtagtaaataaaatttcaaatccgTTTCCCGAATTCAAGTCTTGCGTCTCATGTCTCATGTGGATCGATTGATacgcatcgatcgatcgccataAACCCTTCCGTCGTAATTTTCCGGTGCTCTCATGTCTCATTTGGATCGATTGATGGTCTTCTTTTCATCCACTATCATTCTTTCTTCCACATTGATGCGATGCAGCctaaaacaagttcatatgAAGTCCCTTGACTTGTCAACGAGTCCGATTTTTGTTCTCCAAATCGAAATATCGCATCCTAATTGTCAAAACCAATGCAAAACAACCCCAAAATAGTTTGGATGACGTGGAGCATACGTG is part of the Oryza brachyantha chromosome 2, ObraRS2, whole genome shotgun sequence genome and encodes:
- the LOC102712053 gene encoding ADP-ribosylation factor-like protein 8c, with the translated sequence MGLWDTLLNWLRSLFFKQEMELSLVGLQNAGKTSLVNAVATGGYSEDMIPTVGFNMRKVTKGNVTIKLWDLGGQRRFRTMWERYCRGVSAILYVVDAADRDSIPIAKSELHDLLTKQSLTGIPLLVLGNKIDKSEAVSKQALVDQLGLEFIKDREVCCFMISCKDSVNIDVVIDWLIKHSRTAK